GTCCCGATTGGACTTTTTGCGACCCTGTCAAATTTGAAATGTGAAATGTGAAATTCGCCCTAGCACGCTCTGCTTGCCGACAGCGGCGACATTCTCCTGAGCCTCTCCACGATGCCCGGGAAGACCTCAAGCAGTTGATCGATCTCCTCTTCGGTGGTTCCCCGCCCCATGGAAAAGCGCAGGGTGCCCTGGGCCAGAACCGTTTGGATCCCCATGGCCACGAGGACGTGGGAAGGTTCCAGGGAGCCGGAGGAGCAGGCCGAACCGGTGGACACCGCGATCCCCTCCATGTCAAGGGACAGGAGCATGGACTCGCCCTCCACGTGGCCGACGCTGGCGCTCACCGTCGAGGGGAACGCCCGGGTGAGGTCCCCGTTGATGGTGATCTCCGGAATGGAGGATGTCAGGCCGTCCACGAGTTTTTTGCGCAGGCCCGCCAGGCGGCCGTAGACCTTTTCCCTTTCGGCTTCGGCCAGGACAGCGGCTTCCCCGAACCCGACGATCCCGGCGATGTTCTCGGTGCCGCTGCGGCGCCTCTTCTCCTGGTGCCCCCCGATGATGAGAGGGTCGATTCGGGTGCCCTTCCGGACGTACAGGGCCCCTACCCCCTTGGGTCCGTAGATCTTGTGGCCCGCCATGGACAGGAGGTCCACACCGAGGTCATCCACTTTCGTGGCCAGTTTGCCGAAACTCTGGACGGCATCTGAGTGAAAAAGGACACCGGCCTGGCGTGTAACGGACGAAATCTCCTCGATGGGCTGGACTGTCCCCACCTCGTTGTTCACGTGCATGATCGACACGAGGATGGTGTCGGGCCGGATCGCT
This window of the bacterium genome carries:
- a CDS encoding cysteine desulfurase family protein, producing the protein MSGIYLDHNATTPVRPEVRDRMLPFFGELFGNPSSAHGFGQVIKPHLEEARNRVAGQLGASPAQVVFTSGGTESDNAAIKGVAFAAEKGHIVTSVIEHPAVMQSVSWLVKKGFEATYVPVGSDGIVDPGEVKKAIRPDTILVSIMHVNNEVGTVQPIEEISSVTRQAGVLFHSDAVQSFGKLATKVDDLGVDLLSMAGHKIYGPKGVGALYVRKGTRIDPLIIGGHQEKRRRSGTENIAGIVGFGEAAVLAEAEREKVYGRLAGLRKKLVDGLTSSIPEITINGDLTRAFPSTVSASVGHVEGESMLLSLDMEGIAVSTGSACSSGSLEPSHVLVAMGIQTVLAQGTLRFSMGRGTTEEEIDQLLEVFPGIVERLRRMSPLSASRAC